A DNA window from Maribellus comscasis contains the following coding sequences:
- a CDS encoding alpha/beta fold hydrolase, translating into MKTFLANILIVISLAATSQERFTDLDGQKFRIKTLGDGDITVLFENGMSDSLEVWQSIPDSVAKFARVFLYDRADIGKSDLSRQERSIPNMVSELKSVLKKENIKPPYILVGHSLGGLIDRYFASEYPGEVLGMLLLDPSAESYWKSMSKKELKKYIKGGTEWYESRFKVQYRKEWYQFIPNLNYMNNLKIPKDMPIILLSAKQLEWSKYQPDIIDGFTNAKLVKLKGDHYTHIAHAELTTNWIKELVERTGY; encoded by the coding sequence ATGAAAACCTTCCTCGCAAACATACTGATTGTAATTTCTTTGGCAGCAACAAGCCAGGAAAGATTTACAGACCTTGACGGACAAAAGTTCCGCATAAAAACATTAGGAGACGGAGACATTACTGTTTTGTTTGAAAATGGTATGTCCGATAGTCTGGAGGTGTGGCAATCAATTCCTGATTCGGTTGCAAAATTTGCAAGGGTATTTTTATATGACCGCGCAGATATTGGAAAATCTGATCTTTCCCGCCAGGAACGAAGCATCCCTAATATGGTCTCCGAACTAAAAAGCGTCTTGAAAAAAGAAAATATCAAACCTCCTTATATTTTGGTTGGGCATTCATTGGGGGGACTTATCGATCGCTATTTTGCAAGCGAGTACCCCGGGGAAGTTTTAGGAATGTTATTGCTCGATCCGAGCGCAGAATCATATTGGAAAAGCATGAGCAAGAAAGAGCTAAAAAAATACATCAAAGGTGGCACGGAGTGGTATGAAAGTCGTTTTAAAGTGCAATACAGAAAAGAGTGGTACCAATTTATTCCCAACCTGAATTATATGAACAATTTAAAAATCCCGAAAGACATGCCAATAATATTACTCTCAGCAAAACAATTGGAATGGTCAAAATATCAACCTGATATTATTGACGGTTTTACAAATGCAAAGCTTGTAAAATTAAAAGGAGATCATTACACACACATAGCCCACGCAGAATTAACCACAAATTGGATAAAAGAGCTGGTCGAAAGAACAGGTTATTAA